CAGTCTAAATATTCTCTTTTTTTAAAGCGATTTGAAAATTATGCACATTTCATCGAACTGGATTATCACCGGCAGAAAATCACATCCCTGAAAGAAGAACAGGAGCGGGCAAGGCAGCATTACCGTGAACTGATAAATCAAAAGGAAACGCTTGAGGAGGAATACCGGCTGGCCCGGAGTCAGTTTGAAAGAGATTCGCTGTTGTACGAAAAGGAAGTTATTCCTGAAGCAGAGTACGAAGAATCAGAGGCCAAATTACTTAATAAAAGGTATAACCTGGAGCAGATCGATGTGAGCATTAGCAGTGCGTGGGTGCAGCTTTCCCGCATTGATCAGAATATTCTGGAACTGGAGCTTCAGTATCAAAGGCAGAAGAAGGAATTGAAGTCCAATTTGATGGAAAGCTATGACAATTTAAAGGCTGCCATAGATGAATGGAAGCGGAAATATTACATGAAATCGCCCATCAGGGGTCAGGTTACTTTCACTCAGTATTGGAGTGAGAATCAGCATATAGAAACCAGCAAGCGTGTTATGACTATAATTCCTGAAAATGAGGGCGAAATCATTGGTAAGATGACTTTGCCTTTCCGGGGAGCAGGCAAAGTGCAAGAAGGGCAGCCCGTAAACATTGAGTTTGCCAATTATCCCCCTATGGAATACGGTATGGTAAAAGGAGTGGTTCGTTCCATTTCCCTGATACCGGAAAATCAGTCATACACCGTGGAAGTGGCCCTACCCAACGGCCTGACTACCTTTTACGGGGAGAAGCTTGAATTTTCGCAACAGATGCAGGGCAGGGCAGAGGTCATTACAAAAGAAACCCGTTTATTGGAGCGAATTGTAAGACCTCTGAGATATGTGGTGAACAAGA
The sequence above is a segment of the Bacteroidales bacterium genome. Coding sequences within it:
- a CDS encoding HlyD family efflux transporter periplasmic adaptor subunit gives rise to the protein MPQQKSKEDEIKNMNLRSEEFKEILGRPPRWTIRWGIALIFIIIVLLITGSWFFRYPDVVPSEIVVTTEHPPAPIVARATGKIDHLMVNDKQQVEKGQALAVIENAANYRDVLKLGTLLGNFDESIQSGNIDREWTEHKYNLGEVQSKYSLFLKRFENYAHFIELDYHRQKITSLKEEQERARQHYRELINQKETLEEEYRLARSQFERDSLLYEKEVIPEAEYEESEAKLLNKRYNLEQIDVSISSAWVQLSRIDQNILELELQYQRQKKELKSNLMESYDNLKAAIDEWKRKYYMKSPIRGQVTFTQYWSENQHIETSKRVMTIIPENEGEIIGKMTLPFRGAGKVQEGQPVNIEFANYPPMEYGMVKGVVRSISLIPENQSYTVEVALPNGLTTFYGEKLEFSQQMQGRAEVITKETRLLERIVRPLRYVVNK